Proteins encoded together in one Telopea speciosissima isolate NSW1024214 ecotype Mountain lineage chromosome 4, Tspe_v1, whole genome shotgun sequence window:
- the LOC122658604 gene encoding solute carrier family 25 member 44-like isoform X1 translates to MAVEVEAAATTELALSETDINWDRLDKSRFHVIGAILFTAQSALLHPTGVVKTRMQVAGSGLAHMRGVSVFRRILKNDGILGIFRGFGTSAVGSLPGRVLALTSLEVSKDMMLKYTEGLDIPEATRVGIANGVAGMMSNLFSCVYYVPLDVTCQRLMVQGLPGTTVCTGPFDVIHKVMKSEGIRGMYRGFGLTVVTQSPASALWWGAYGAAQHVIWRSLGYTNDAKKKPSHMEMVTVQATAGTVAGACSSVLTTPIDTIKTRLQVLDNYGVGRPSVMKTTKALLHEDGWRGFYRGFGPRFLNMSLYGTSMIVTYELIKRLSVKQL, encoded by the exons ATGGCTGTGGAAGTTGAGGCTGCTGCAACCACGGAGTTAGCTCTGTCTGAGACCGACATCAATTGGGACAG GTTGGATAAGTCAAGGTTCCATGTCATTGGAGCCATCCTCTTTACTGCTCAATCGGCCTTACTACATCCAACGGGAGTTGTAAAAACTAGAATGCAAGTAGCTGGATCTGGACTGGCACACATGCGTGGAGTCTCAGTATTCAGGCGTATATTGAAGAATGATGGTATCCTTGGTATTTTCCGAGGTTTTGGTACCTCTGCTGTTGGATCACTGCCTGGTCGGGTCTTGGCTTTAACTTCACTTGAGGTATCAAAAGATATGATGCTGAAGTACACTGAAGGTTTAGATATTCCCGAAGCAACACGTGTTGGTATTGCAAATGGAGTGGCAGGCATGATGTCAAATCTATTCTCCTGTGTGTACTATGTGCCTTTAGATGTG ACTTGCCAACGACTAATGGTACAAGGCCTTCCGGGAACAACAGTTTGTACTGGGCCATTTGATGTTATCCATAAAGTGATGAAGTCTGAGGGGATTCGTGGTATGTATAGAGGTTTTGGGTTAACAGTTGTGACCCAATCTCCCGCCTCTGCACTTTGGTGGGGTGCATATGGTGCTGCCCAGCATGTCATTTGGAG GAGTTTGGGCTATACAAACGATGCAAAGAAGAAACCATCACATATGGAGATGGTGACTGTCCAAGCTACTGCAGGAACTGTGGCTGGTGCTTGTTCTTCAGTACTCACTACTCCAATAGACACCATAAAGACACGACTTCAG GTCCTGGATAATTATGGTGTTGGAAGACCTTCAGTTATGAAGACAACAAAGGCACTCCTTCATGAAGATGGGTGGAGAGGCTTTTACAGAGGGTTTGGACCCCGGTTTTTGAATATGTCACTCTATGGGACCTCAATGATTGTTACTTATGAACTAATAA agAGATTATCCGTAAAGCAGCTGTGA
- the LOC122658604 gene encoding solute carrier family 25 member 44-like isoform X2: MQVAGSGLAHMRGVSVFRRILKNDGILGIFRGFGTSAVGSLPGRVLALTSLEVSKDMMLKYTEGLDIPEATRVGIANGVAGMMSNLFSCVYYVPLDVVCQRLMVQGLPGTTVCTGPFDVIHKVMKSEGIRGMYRGFGLTVVTQSPASALWWGAYGAAQHVIWRSLGYTNDAKKKPSHMEMVTVQATAGTVAGACSSVLTTPIDTIKTRLQVLDNYGVGRPSVMKTTKALLHEDGWRGFYRGFGPRFLNMSLYGTSMIVTYELIKRLSVKQL, translated from the exons ATGCAAGTAGCTGGATCTGGACTGGCACACATGCGTGGAGTCTCAGTATTCAGGCGTATATTGAAGAATGATGGTATCCTTGGTATTTTCCGAGGTTTTGGTACCTCTGCTGTTGGATCACTGCCTGGTCGGGTCTTGGCTTTAACTTCACTTGAGGTATCAAAAGATATGATGCTGAAGTACACTGAAGGTTTAGATATTCCCGAAGCAACACGTGTTGGTATTGCAAATGGAGTGGCAGGCATGATGTCAAATCTATTCTCCTGTGTGTACTATGTGCCTTTAGATGTGGT TTGCCAACGACTAATGGTACAAGGCCTTCCGGGAACAACAGTTTGTACTGGGCCATTTGATGTTATCCATAAAGTGATGAAGTCTGAGGGGATTCGTGGTATGTATAGAGGTTTTGGGTTAACAGTTGTGACCCAATCTCCCGCCTCTGCACTTTGGTGGGGTGCATATGGTGCTGCCCAGCATGTCATTTGGAG GAGTTTGGGCTATACAAACGATGCAAAGAAGAAACCATCACATATGGAGATGGTGACTGTCCAAGCTACTGCAGGAACTGTGGCTGGTGCTTGTTCTTCAGTACTCACTACTCCAATAGACACCATAAAGACACGACTTCAG GTCCTGGATAATTATGGTGTTGGAAGACCTTCAGTTATGAAGACAACAAAGGCACTCCTTCATGAAGATGGGTGGAGAGGCTTTTACAGAGGGTTTGGACCCCGGTTTTTGAATATGTCACTCTATGGGACCTCAATGATTGTTACTTATGAACTAATAA agAGATTATCCGTAAAGCAGCTGTGA